CCCGGCGGCGGCGCGATGTCGGCGGATCGCCCGTGGCCATCGCGTGCTCGTGCGGACGAAGCGAGACGATGGGACCGCTGTCCACCGACCGTCTCCCGCTCTTGACGTTGGGCGCGATTCCGTGAAACGATGAAGCCTTGTCGGAGGGAGGAACCCATGCGCCTTACGATCATCGACGGCCACAACTTCATTCTTACGGTGGAGAGTCTCGCCGAGCGGCTTGCCTTCGAGGGGAAGCGCGCGTCGCGCGAGGAAGCGGAGGACCTCGTTCTGCAATGGGCGCGGCGCTCCGATGAGATGAGCGCCTCGATCATCTACGACGGCGGGAAGTTCCCCGAGGGGCATCCGGGGAATCGGGACGAGGGACCGCTCCGCGTGCGTTTCTCGGATCCGCCGGCCGAGGCGGACGACATCATCGCCTACGAAGCGAAAGAGGCGGCGGAGCGCGGCGACGAGGTGACCGTCGTCACGGCCGACAAAGAGCTCGCGAAGAAGGCGAAGAAGGCGGGAGCGGGAATCGTCTCGACCGAGGATTTCTATTTCGAGATCACCCGAAAGCCTCTTCATCCCGAGAAGGAAGAACATTTCACGGATGAACAGATCGCCGAGTTGGAAACCGCGATGCTGACGCGCGTGGACGAGGAAGAGCCGGAATCCTTCGACGAGCCGGAGACCGAGTCGGACGAAGAGGAGGAGCGCTCCCTTCCGGTGGTGAAAGAAAGACGCGCGCCCCTTCTTGCGCCGGAGGCGCAGGCCGTGCACCCCCGTCCGAACCGCGAAGCGCGCCGCGCCCGCTATCAGGAGAAGATGCAGCGCCGCGCCGCCCGCGGCCCCGCCAA
This genomic interval from Candidatus Eisenbacteria bacterium contains the following:
- a CDS encoding NYN domain-containing protein produces the protein MRLTIIDGHNFILTVESLAERLAFEGKRASREEAEDLVLQWARRSDEMSASIIYDGGKFPEGHPGNRDEGPLRVRFSDPPAEADDIIAYEAKEAAERGDEVTVVTADKELAKKAKKAGAGIVSTEDFYFEITRKPLHPEKEEHFTDEQIAELETAMLTRVDEEEPESFDEPETESDEEEERSLPVVKERRAPLLAPEAQAVHPRPNREARRARYQEKMQRRAARGPAKPPKSKKKKRGF